The sequence below is a genomic window from Bradyrhizobium septentrionale.
CATTATGCAGCAGGATCTTGCCGGCGTCGGGAAAATCCGCCCGCAGGTCGCGCACCCGCTTTGGTCCATCCGACAGCGCCGACGCGCAGGCCAGCGCCTGCTGGCGGTAGGCGGTCATGATCGGTGTGCGTGTCGAACCGCCCATGACGGGATCGCCCTTGCGCTTCCGGTGCTCGGCGATCAGGCGCGAGCGCTGCTTCGGATTGCGCCTGATGGCCGCGGTCGGCGGCGGCACCAGCACCTCGACGTCGCCGCGGTCGGTGACGCCGAGCATGCCGAAGCCGAGCCGCCGGCACAGATTGCGATAGCGCGCGTCGCTCTCGCGGCCCTTGCCGCGGGCCGAGACCTTTGCCGCGATCCAGACCTCGTCGGCGGCGGCGGCACGGTCGACCGCCTGCAGGATCAGTTCGAGATTGAAGGCGAGCTTGAGTTCACCGATCACGACGACAGGCGGATCGTCGCCGCTCAGCGCCACGAGATCGCAGCCGCCGACCTCGCCCTTCACCGTGAAGCCGAGCTTTTCGAGGAAGCGTTTGACGGGCAGATAAAGCGCAGTTTCCAACGGGCACGGCTCCGGCGGCGGTTCGGCCGCGACTCAATTCGCACCAGCATAGCCCGGAAAGACCGCTGCCGCCGCGGACGGAATTTGCTCAAAGCCCGCCCCAGCGGCTATTGTGAGGCTGGGACAAGGCGCGGCTATTTTCATGATCCGGAACGGGCTCTATCACATCACCGTCGAATTTCTCGACGGCGTCTCTGGCGGCAATCAGGGCGTCATGGTGCTGCGCGACGGCCAGATGCGCGGCGGCGACTCGTTCTTCTATGCCCATGGCAGCTACACCGCGGCCGATGGCAAGTGGAAGGGCGAGGTCACCAATGAGGAGCATTCGCCGACCTATGGCGAGCGCCCGGTGTGGGAACGCAAGGTGGTCACCATTGGATTCACCGGCACCTACACCGACGAGACCGCCGAGGGTAACGGCATGGCGCTCGCCGGCAAGCAGAGCATCCGCTTCAGGTCGAGGCTGCGGCTATTGGTTGCTGACTGAGGTGTGATGCAGAGCAGGTACTGCAAGGTCCAGGTCTCAAGCGCGCGGCGTCTCCGTTTTCGCGGTGCTCAAGAAGCTCGTGGCGATCTAAACCCGCCCGTTGACCGGCAGCAGCGCGCCGGTGACGGCGCTTGCGGCGTCGCTGGCGAGGAACAGGATGACGTCGGCGAGCTCTTTCGGCGTCACCCATTTGGAGATATCGGCCTTCGGCATCGCGGCGCGATTGGCCGCGGTATCAATGATCGAGGGCAGCACGGCGTTCACCGTGACCTTGCCCTTGAGTTCGGCGGCGAGCGACTCCGTCAGGCGATGCACGCCGGCCTTCGAAGCCGCGTAGGGGCCCATGCCGGAGGCGGCCTGCAACGCGCCCAGCGCGCCGATATTGATGATGCGTCCGGCGCCCGACTTGGTGAGATGCGGTATAGCGGCGCGCGATGTGTTGAGCGCGGTCATCACATTCATGGCGTACATGCGCTGCCAGGTCGCGGGATCTCCGTCGCTCACGGCCTCGAAGGTGAAGCCGCCGGCGATGTTGATCAGCCCGTCGAGCCGGCCGAAATGCGCGGCTGCCTTGTCGATCGCAGCCTTCGCTTGCGCGGGATCGGTGAGGTCGACACCGCCGAGCTCGATGCGGTCGGCGGTTGGCGCAAGCGTTGAGGCTGCATGATCGATCCCGGCGACGCTCGCGCCGCGCGCCAGGGCCTCCTCGGTGACCACTTGGCCAAGTGCGCCGAGGGCGCCGGTGATGACGATGGCTTTTCTGTTCATGGCGGTCTCCGTATGCGCGAGCAGGCTTCCGCCCACTATGATCAGGCGGAATTCATTTGCAATGCCGCCCATTCCGTCTCCTACTGCGCGCATTGATCAGTTCATTCACCTCAAGGATGTTTGCGATGCCGACACCAAGGCCGTGCGAAACCCATCTCGAACTCGTCAAGTTCGCCCATCCGTTGCCGCACATTGCGGAAGCGCTGCGGCATCAACGCAAGGTCAAGGTGGTGGCGCTCGGATCGTCGTCGACGGCGGGCGCCGACAACATCCTGCCATTCCCGCCGCGGCTCGAAATGCTGCTGCGGCAACGCTTCTTCGGCCGGATGATCGATGTGATCAACCGTGGCGTAGGCGGCCAGGAGGCGCCTGAGGAATATTCGCGCATCGAAACCGACGTCACGACCGAGGCGC
It includes:
- a CDS encoding DUF2161 domain-containing phosphodiesterase — encoded protein: METALYLPVKRFLEKLGFTVKGEVGGCDLVALSGDDPPVVVIGELKLAFNLELILQAVDRAAAADEVWIAAKVSARGKGRESDARYRNLCRRLGFGMLGVTDRGDVEVLVPPPTAAIRRNPKQRSRLIAEHRKRKGDPVMGGSTRTPIMTAYRQQALACASALSDGPKRVRDLRADFPDAGKILLHNVYGWFDRAERGIYLLTDAGRAALKRWPQQPINASGAEAAP
- a CDS encoding GrlR family regulatory protein; translation: MIRNGLYHITVEFLDGVSGGNQGVMVLRDGQMRGGDSFFYAHGSYTAADGKWKGEVTNEEHSPTYGERPVWERKVVTIGFTGTYTDETAEGNGMALAGKQSIRFRSRLRLLVAD
- the fabG gene encoding 3-oxoacyl-ACP reductase FabG, whose translation is MNRKAIVITGALGALGQVVTEEALARGASVAGIDHAASTLAPTADRIELGGVDLTDPAQAKAAIDKAAAHFGRLDGLINIAGGFTFEAVSDGDPATWQRMYAMNVMTALNTSRAAIPHLTKSGAGRIINIGALGALQAASGMGPYAASKAGVHRLTESLAAELKGKVTVNAVLPSIIDTAANRAAMPKADISKWVTPKELADVILFLASDAASAVTGALLPVNGRV